The nucleotide window CATCGATAGAGCTTTTAGATCCTAAGAGGATGCAAGAATTTAAAATCTGGTTAGAAAAAGAATGTCTCTTTGTTTTTTTAATCAATGGTTTTCCTTATGGTGGATTTCATGAAACTACGGTTAAAGAAAATGTTTATAAACCTGATTGGGTGACCAAAGAAAGATACGACTATACCCTTCGTCTGTTCTCAATTCTATCAGAACTTTTACCGCAGGGAATAGAGGGAGGAGTTTCTACTCCTCCTTTGTCATATCAGTTTTTTGATGATAATGATTCTGAACGCAAACTAAGGATAGAAAAAGCAACCAAACAAATAGTAGCCGTGTTACACCATTTGGTCCAAATCCAAAAAAAAACAGGGCACTCTTTGCATTTAGATATTGAACCGGAGCCAGATGGAATTTTAGGAAATGTTAGTTTATGGGTTCATTGGTTTTTGAATGTACTTTTGCCTTTGGCAATTCCGGAATTGCAAACTCAATGGGGATTCACAAAGGAAGTGGCAGAAGAGACCATCAGGAATCATATCAGAATTTGTCTGGATGTTTGTCATTCTGCTGTCAGTTTTGAGGACAACCAAACCATAGTTCGATTGCTAAAAGAAAATTCCATACAAGTCGGTAGAATCCAAATCAGTTCCGCCTTGAAAGCTGAGTTTTTGAAACAACCAGAAGAAACTTTGCTTTTACTTTCTAGTTTTGAGGAACCCACCTACCTCCACCAAGTGGTCATTCAATCCGAAGGATCTCCATTGGAATCCTATCCGGATTTAAATTATGCAATACAAAGGGGGGCAAAACTTTCTGAAGAATGGAGAGTCCACTTCCATGTTCCCGTGTTTTTAGATTCTTATGGCCTGGTTTCCTCAACACAAAAGGAACTAGTCGAACTATTAGATTTACAAAAGGAATTTCTTTTTACCAATGCTTTAGAAGTTGAGACCTATACTTGGGGAGTGTTACCAAAAGATCTACAGATCCCGATGGCGGATTCTATCATTCGCGAATTAGAATGGGTAAAGTCAGTATTAGATAAATAAACAAATGAGAGAGAAAAAATATGAAACAGGCAAAATCCAATAGATTTCAGAAAACAGTAGTCATTGATGTTGTCGGACTTAGTACTCATTTGGTTTGTGAGTTTACCCCTTTTTTAAAACAATATTTAAAAGATAAAAATACGATTCTTATAGAGCCCATGCTTCCTTCAGTCACAACTAGCGTACAATCCACTTTCCTAACTGGGAAATGGCCCAACGAACATGGAATTGTTGGGAATGGTTGGTATGATCAGGAAGATGCAGAAATTAAGTTTTGGAAACAATCCAACCATTTAGTAAATGCAGAAAAGATTTGGGAACGAGCTAAAAAAATAGATCCCGACTTTACCTGTTCCAAAATGTTTTGGTGGTACAATATGTACTCTACCGCTGACTATTCAGTGACTCCAAGGCCACAATACCATGCCGATGGTGTTAAAGCTCCTGATTGTTATACTCATCCACCAGACCTTCGTGAGGATTTACAAACAAACTTAGGTAAGTTTCCATTGTTTAACTTTTGGGGACCGAATGCCAATATTAAGTCCACACAATGGATTGCAGATGCAACGGTTTTTGTTGATAAAAAATATAATCCCACTTTAACTTTAGTTTATCTACCACATTTAGATTATTGCCTCCAAAAATTTGGACCCAATCTTTCTCATATAAAAAAAGAACTTTCAGAAATTGATTTGGTCCTCAAACATCTGATCGAATATTATGAGCAACAGAATACAAAGATCATTTTACTTTCAGAATATGGAATTACTCCCGTTCATCGTCCAATCCATATCAATCGAATCCTTCGCGAAAATAATCTTATATCTGTTCGTAAAGAAAGATGGTATGAACTTTTAGATCCGGGGGCATCCAAAGCCTTTGCTGTTTCTGATCATCAAATTTCTCATATCTATTGTAATGATCCCAGTGTCAAAAACCAAGTGCTGGAGCTTTTAAAAAAAGTTCCGGGCATTAATCTTGTTTTAGATAAAAAAAGTCAAAAAAAATACAATCTAGAACATAAAAGATCGGGTGATATTGTAGCAGTAGCGGATCCAGATTCTTGGTTCACGTATTACTATTGGTTAGATGATAAAAATGCACCAGATTATGCCCGTTTGGTGGATATTCACAGAAAACCTGGATATGACCCTTGTGAGATGTTTTTGGATCCAAAGAAACCTGGAATCAAATTCAGGGCTGGACTTAAACTTATCCGCAAAAAACTTGGATTTCGGTATCTAATGGATGTAATTCCCTTGGATGCAAATTTGGTAAAAGGTTCTCATGGGGCTATTCATAAAAAAAAGGAATTTTATCCTATTTTTTCCTCAAAAATTACATATTCCAGAAAAGAAATTTCTGCTAATAAAGTGTACGATTTGATTTGGGATCAAATGACTTCTAAGATTTAAATGTTTGACTAGTTACCTTTGGAGACAATATTTTAAACTCAGTGTCCGCAGAAGAAATCAAAGTTGTTAATTATTCCAAAGGTGCTGCCATTGTTGTGCAGAACTCCATCAATACGGGGAACTTTTTTATTGTAAGGTCCGGTCGTGTATCGGTCGATTCCGAACACATCGTAGTTGACCATGAGCTTGCTTATTATGAAGCAGGGGATAGTTTTGGACTGGTTTCAGCCCTAACCGAACATAGATTTTTAGTGACTTTGTTTGCCGATACCGATGTGGAATTAGTTCAAATTCCTATCCGACTTTTGGGATCTTATCTCAAAGAACGCAAAGAGTTAGCTATGAAGATTTTGGGTTTGTATTCTAGGGAACTCAGAACTTTACAAAAACACCTTTCTCGTGCCAACAAACCAGCTGATCGTGAATACCATCCTGAAAGATTATTACTCAATGCGCGGACTTATTTGTCTTGGCAGAAACCAAACTTAGCAGCTTACTCTTTACAAACTTTTCTTAAATGGTCGAAGGAAAATAACTCTACTGAAAACCTAACAGAAGCTTCCGAATTACTCAAATCCATAGGTTCTAATTACAAACCTTTTGTTTGGGATAGTATGCAATCCAGTTTAGAAGCTGGAGAAATTCTTTTTGTCGAAAGTGAAAAGAACAACGAGATCTACGTTGTGTTAGAGGGGAATGTTAAATTATTTGGGATTGTTCGTGGTTATGAGTATGTGATCGATGTTTTAGGTCCTGGAGAAATTTTCGGAGAAATGTCGCTCATCGACAATGCACCGAGAATGGCATCTGCAATCACGGAAACAAAAAGTAAAATTCTTCGTGTCACCGCTGAAAACTTATTCGAATCTGTAGGTCCTTCCTTATTACAAAAAATCTTCGAAAGTATTGCCAGACGGATTTGGTTTTCTCACCAAAGGTTGGTCATTCTGAGATTAAAAACACCTGTGATTCGACTTTATGCCTATTTATACAATTCGATCCGAGACCAAGACATCCGATTGGGCCGGACTTTAGACGAAAGCCTTGCTAACGCACATACCATTTATATCCAAATGGAAGAACTCTGCAATATGTGCGGAATCATCAAAGTCAAACAGGATACGATCCAAGAGTTTTTGACAGACACGAACTTGGTAATTGAACCAAACCGTATTACAATCAAAAGTCGCAAACGTTTGGAAGAAAAGTTAGGCCATTACAAATCAAAAGAAGGGCAAATTGTCGCTTAATTCTTCCTTGAGTTTTTAATCTAGGGGAGGGGAGGTGAAGAAATGGGTCGCCATTTTTCTAACGAACTAAAATTTGTAATGATTTTTTTTTCCACTATGTTCTATTTCGGTGATGAAAAAATTTCTCGTGTACTCTCTCGGGGCATTCTACATAATTGCAGGAACCAACCACTTTTTTTCTCCTGAATTTTATCTGGAAATGATGCCAGATTACCTCCCTTTTCATGAACTTTTAAATGTGACAAGTGGACTTGCAGAAATTACATTGGGTTCACTCGTGTTGTACGAACGGATGCGAAAGATGGCATGTTACGGAATCATTCTGCTTTTACTCGCAATTTATCCAGCTAACATTAATATGTTGCTAACTGCATTGGAAGGTAAAGACTATGGGGTTCCTATTTGGGCTTTATATGCAAGATTACCATTCCAGTTTTTATTTATTTATTGGGCTTGGCTTGTGAGAGATTTCAAATGGTCCGAAGAAACAACCTAACAAAGGTGATTTTGACTGTTTCTCTTCAATTATAGTTTTTCTAACTGCATTTTTTTATTGTGGATTGAAAGAGCCGAAGGATTAAGTTGGAATATTAGGAATTCAAATTTTTTGAATGTTTACCTGGTTTAATTTTATATATGAAGTATGATAAAAGATCCGAAACAAAAACCACAAGATTTTGCTAAAAAAGGAGGTCAGTGGACCTTTCTTTCGAACCATGCACATGTTTTGATTTGTTTGAGTAAAGATCCGGAAATGCGTCTGAAGGATGTTGCTTTACTTGTTGGCATCACGGAAAGGGCGGTTCAGGCCATTGTTAAGGATTTGGTAGAAGCTCAAATTTTAGAGAAGAGTAAGGATGGACGAAGAAACCAATACATCATACAAACTGAACAAAAATTAAGACATCCTTTAGAATCTAGCCATTCCATTTCAGAGCTGCTTCGGTTAGGGAAATAAGTTTAAATTCCCGTTTAGTTTTTTTTGTTCTCTTCCCTCTTTTTTATCGTGGAAACAATCCATTCATTTTTTGGCACAGGAATCCCTAATCTATTTGCCATTTTGATTACTTCCCCATTGATATAATCTATTTCTGTCTTTCTACCATGATCTAAGTCTTGCACCATAGAAGTTCGGATTCGATAGTATTTCAAACCCAGAAAAATAAGGATCAAATGTCGAATCCAAGTCGGAAGTGAACCCAGACCACTACCTAGTTTTTGAATGGGAAAAGATCCTGGAACCACTTGTTCGGTAATTTTCTTTTGGCTCATTACAGTTTTAATTTCTGTTAATGTCTCTAACGCTTCCTCTCTAAATTTTTTATTTAGAAATAATTCACCTAAACTTAGTTGTTTAGAAGCCGCTAGTCCATTAATGATCGAATTGATTGCCAATTTATGCCAACGGTATCCTTCCAATTGGTCTGTTAAAACCACCGGTATGTGGGGTGGTAGGAGTTGGTACCAAATGGGATCTGGTTTTGTTTTAGTAACATTTCCCAAAATTAAGCTACCTACATTCGATTGAAAATAGGTTCCGTCTGGAAGTGTTTGAGTATTCCATCCAACCACTCCTCCGAGGATTTTATCTTTATAGGAATCAAAGTTTGATTCAGGAATTCCGTTTTGTATTAATATCCATTTCCCGTTTGCATTTAGAAATGGTTTTGTGTCTTTTAAGTAATCTTCTAGATTTTGATTTTTACATCCAACAAAAATATAATCGTAACTTTCTTTATTATCATGAATCATTGTTAGGTGATTTTTGAGGTCAATTGTTACAATTTGTCCTGTCGGTCCTTGGAACCTTATGGGATGGGAATACAAAGTTTGAAATCGATTTTGATTTTGGCAAAGTATTCGAAAGGGAATTTTATTTTGGTATAAGGCGTGAATGATGGTCACCGTTACGGAGCCAATCCCTATGATCGCAATTGAGGGATAAGATGTTGTCATATCTTCGAAAACTCTAAAGTCCTTTGTGGAAACCCGATGGGAATTTATTTCCCTCTCAGTGTAATGACAAGTTTCACTTCATCTAATTTTTTACCTGTCTTTATAAAATAACTTTCTTTGAGTTCCTCTAATACTTTTGTTTCTAGTTCCTGGTTCATTTCCACGTCAGTGATTTCCCCTGTTTCTTCATTGAGAGCGTGGTGATGAGGTCCGATATTGGAATCAAAATGAGTAACTCCACTTTTTAATTCCAATGTTCCTAACATTCCCTTCTCAGCAAAGAGTTTCAGGTTATTAAAAATCGTCGCCCGTGAAGCATGAGGAAAGTGGGAATTGACCAAATGGAAAACTTCTTCCGCAAAGAGATGTTGGTGGCGTTCCAAAAGTAAGTGCGCCATTTCCAATCTTTGTGAAGTCGGTCGAATTCCGTGGGATTCGAGAAGTTCCTTGGTTTTTTGGTAACTTAAATCCATTTCAGTTTCACCTTCTCTCTATGCCTTTTTTTGTCAATAATTAGACTAAGTCTAAAAAATCATTTGCTTAGAATCGGTATGAATTCAGATAAAATCTAATTGATCAATCCGAAAGAATGTTCCATTGAGAAAGTCTTGAGGGTAAAGACAGTGGGGTCTGGACCAAACAAAGAGAAACCCTAGTCTCGGAGCACCAAAGGGTGGATCCAATGAGGAAGAGCTTAAAAAAGGGAACTGACTTTCTTTTGATCGGAATGGGAGAATTCACTTTGATTTCTAATGAAATGGTCTTTCCATCTAGTGGAACAAAATCCGCTATCCTCATTCAAAACAAGGGATAAAAAATCTCTCATTTATATTAAAGTAAACTAACGATTATCATTCGATTGAATGAGTTTGGTTTCAAAATTTTAGCCTGAGGAGGGACTCGGGGCCATTAAAGGGAAAGGTCGGAAATAGGGTTTTCTTCTTTGCAACAAGGAACAGGGTCAATCCGCCGAGTCGATAACCCTTACATCCGAATGCAAAGGAAATCGAGTAAACGACTATCTTTAAAAAATTCTTGCACTTCTAAAAGTTTTCTATTCAATCCTTCCGGTGTTCTCTGAAGATATTATGAAACATCTAGATTACTCATTTTTTCTCCAACGAAGTTGTCGTTTCTTTGAGATGAGACAATGAAACTCTTTTTACTTTCCCTATTTCTTTTTACCATATCACTCAATGCTGAGGTGGTTTCTCTAGAATCAGGATGGACATTTCAATTAGATGGCGAAATCGAACCCAGACCTGTGTTAGTGGGAGTTTCTTTGGTAAGCCAAGGATACCAGGTTCCCATACGAGGAAGATACCGATTAAAAATTCCTATACCAGTTTTTCCAGAATACTCGCAGGCCATCTATATGGACAGAATCCATTCTGCCGATCAAACCTTTTGGAATGGAAAAGCCATTGGATCAACAGGAAGTTTTACACCAGACTACTATCCCTATTGGCATAAGGTTCGTTACTATGAGATTCCTATATCTCTGCTGAGACAAGGCGAAAATGAATTAGTTGTAGAAATAGAATGCCGTGAAACACAGTTTAGGTGTGGTTTGTTTCGTTCCATTCCTCTATTTGGTTCTCAAGATGAAATCAAAGACAAAATGGTCTTTGAAGATGTGAACCAAATTCTTATTGCCGCTTTATTTTTTGGAATTTTTCTCCAACAAGCTATTGGTTATGCTTTAAATCGATCTTCTAAATCAGGGTTGTATCTGGCAGGAACTGCTATCTTTTTTGTGGGTTGGCGACTTCCTGTTTTGAATAAAATCCATTTTCTAATGATCCACCCAGAAGTTTTGGTAAGATTGTTATTTTTTTGTCAGTTTATTTTTCCCGTCTTTATCATGTTATTTGTCCATACTCTTTTTGATAGACGTATAACAAAACTAGCTGTGATTACTTTTTTTCTAGATACAGTTCTTGCATTCGTTCAATTATTTCCAATGGATCCAGATAGCAGATTTTATTTGGTGTATATCTGGTATGTCCTACTGGCAATTAAGGTTCCTATCCTTATCCAACTTTTGGCAAGAAACTATAAAAAGACATCCGAA belongs to Leptospira terpstrae serovar Hualin str. LT 11-33 = ATCC 700639 and includes:
- a CDS encoding alkaline phosphatase family protein, with product MKQAKSNRFQKTVVIDVVGLSTHLVCEFTPFLKQYLKDKNTILIEPMLPSVTTSVQSTFLTGKWPNEHGIVGNGWYDQEDAEIKFWKQSNHLVNAEKIWERAKKIDPDFTCSKMFWWYNMYSTADYSVTPRPQYHADGVKAPDCYTHPPDLREDLQTNLGKFPLFNFWGPNANIKSTQWIADATVFVDKKYNPTLTLVYLPHLDYCLQKFGPNLSHIKKELSEIDLVLKHLIEYYEQQNTKIILLSEYGITPVHRPIHINRILRENNLISVRKERWYELLDPGASKAFAVSDHQISHIYCNDPSVKNQVLELLKKVPGINLVLDKKSQKKYNLEHKRSGDIVAVADPDSWFTYYYWLDDKNAPDYARLVDIHRKPGYDPCEMFLDPKKPGIKFRAGLKLIRKKLGFRYLMDVIPLDANLVKGSHGAIHKKKEFYPIFSSKITYSRKEISANKVYDLIWDQMTSKI
- the eboE gene encoding metabolite traffic protein EboE, with the translated sequence MKTKYGYLTYCSNIHPGESWTDHFFHLKDNLPIIKQSISPEAPMGLGLRLANEASIELLDPKRMQEFKIWLEKECLFVFLINGFPYGGFHETTVKENVYKPDWVTKERYDYTLRLFSILSELLPQGIEGGVSTPPLSYQFFDDNDSERKLRIEKATKQIVAVLHHLVQIQKKTGHSLHLDIEPEPDGILGNVSLWVHWFLNVLLPLAIPELQTQWGFTKEVAEETIRNHIRICLDVCHSAVSFEDNQTIVRLLKENSIQVGRIQISSALKAEFLKQPEETLLLLSSFEEPTYLHQVVIQSEGSPLESYPDLNYAIQRGAKLSEEWRVHFHVPVFLDSYGLVSSTQKELVELLDLQKEFLFTNALEVETYTWGVLPKDLQIPMADSIIRELEWVKSVLDK
- a CDS encoding ketopantoate reductase family protein; this translates as MTTSYPSIAIIGIGSVTVTIIHALYQNKIPFRILCQNQNRFQTLYSHPIRFQGPTGQIVTIDLKNHLTMIHDNKESYDYIFVGCKNQNLEDYLKDTKPFLNANGKWILIQNGIPESNFDSYKDKILGGVVGWNTQTLPDGTYFQSNVGSLILGNVTKTKPDPIWYQLLPPHIPVVLTDQLEGYRWHKLAINSIINGLAASKQLSLGELFLNKKFREEALETLTEIKTVMSQKKITEQVVPGSFPIQKLGSGLGSLPTWIRHLILIFLGLKYYRIRTSMVQDLDHGRKTEIDYINGEVIKMANRLGIPVPKNEWIVSTIKKREENKKN
- the perRA gene encoding peroxide-responsive transcriptional repressor PerRA encodes the protein MDLSYQKTKELLESHGIRPTSQRLEMAHLLLERHQHLFAEEVFHLVNSHFPHASRATIFNNLKLFAEKGMLGTLELKSGVTHFDSNIGPHHHALNEETGEITDVEMNQELETKVLEELKESYFIKTGKKLDEVKLVITLRGK
- a CDS encoding DoxX family protein translates to MKKFLVYSLGAFYIIAGTNHFFSPEFYLEMMPDYLPFHELLNVTSGLAEITLGSLVLYERMRKMACYGIILLLLAIYPANINMLLTALEGKDYGVPIWALYARLPFQFLFIYWAWLVRDFKWSEETT
- a CDS encoding winged helix-turn-helix transcriptional regulator, translated to MIKDPKQKPQDFAKKGGQWTFLSNHAHVLICLSKDPEMRLKDVALLVGITERAVQAIVKDLVEAQILEKSKDGRRNQYIIQTEQKLRHPLESSHSISELLRLGK
- a CDS encoding Crp/Fnr family transcriptional regulator → MSAEEIKVVNYSKGAAIVVQNSINTGNFFIVRSGRVSVDSEHIVVDHELAYYEAGDSFGLVSALTEHRFLVTLFADTDVELVQIPIRLLGSYLKERKELAMKILGLYSRELRTLQKHLSRANKPADREYHPERLLLNARTYLSWQKPNLAAYSLQTFLKWSKENNSTENLTEASELLKSIGSNYKPFVWDSMQSSLEAGEILFVESEKNNEIYVVLEGNVKLFGIVRGYEYVIDVLGPGEIFGEMSLIDNAPRMASAITETKSKILRVTAENLFESVGPSLLQKIFESIARRIWFSHQRLVILRLKTPVIRLYAYLYNSIRDQDIRLGRTLDESLANAHTIYIQMEELCNMCGIIKVKQDTIQEFLTDTNLVIEPNRITIKSRKRLEEKLGHYKSKEGQIVA